The Pseudomonas sp. SCB32 DNA window CACTGCCGCCGGCCTCGTCCGAGCTGCAGGGCATGCAGCGCATCCTGCTGCGCCACGCCTGCGACGCCGACGTGGTGCTCGACCTGCACTGCGACTTCGACGCCGCCATCCATGTCTACGCGATCCCGCAGCACTGGCCGCGCTGGAAATCCCTGGCTGCGCGCCTGAAAGCTGGCGTCGCGCTGCTCGCCGAAGATTCCGGCGGCAGCTCTTTCGACGAATCCTGCTCGCTGCCCTGGCTGCGCCTGTCCCAGGCCTTCCCGCAGGCGGCGATTCCGCTGGCGTGCCTGGCGACCACTGTGGAGCTGGGCGGCGTGGCTGATACCCGCGTCGACCAGGCCCAGGCCAATGCCGAAGCCATCCTCGGCTTCCTCGCCGAGCAGGGCCTGATCGACGGCGACTGGCCGGCGGCCCCGGCTGAATGCTGCGAAGGCATGCCCTTCGAAGGCACCGAATACCTCCACGCGCCCCATGCGGGTGTCGTGAGCTTCCTGCGCAAGGCGGGGGAGTGGGTGGAGAAGGGCGACGCGCTGTTCGAGGTGGTCGACCCGCTGAACGACAAGGTCAGCACCGTTTGTGCCGGGACTTCCGGCGTGCTGTTCGCCATCGAGCGTGGGCGCTACGCCCAGCCAGGGCTTTGGCTGGCCAAGGTGGCCGGGCGTGAGCCGTTCCGCAAGGGCCGGCTGATCAACGACTGAATTCGAGAACCGACACCATGTACAAACTGGAAATCCAGGACCTGCACAAGCGCTATGGCAGCCACGAGGTGCTCAAGGGCGTCTCCCTGGCGGCGAAAGCGGGCGACGTGATCAGCATCATCGGCTCCTCCGGCTCGGGCAAGAGTACCTTCCTGCGCTGCATCAACCTGCTGGAGCAGCCCCACGCCGGCAAGATCCTGCTCAACGGCGAAGAGCTCAAGCTCGTGCCGAACAAGGACGGCGCACTCAAGGCCGCTGACGCCAAGCAGCTGCAGCGCATGCGCTCGCGCCTGTCGATGGTGTTCCAGCACTTCAACCTGTGGTCGCACATGAGCGCCCTGGAAAACGTCATCGAAGCGCCGGTCCACGTGCTGGGCGTGTCGAAGAAAGAGGCGCTGGAGAAGGCCGAGCACTACCTGGCGAAAGTCGGCGTGGCGCACCGCAAGGATGCCTATCCCGCGCACATGTCCGGCGGTGAGCAGCAGCGCGTGGCCATCGCCCGTGCCCTGGCGGTCGAGCCGGAAGTCATGCTGTTCGACGAGCCGACCTCGGCGCTCGACCCTGAGCTGGTCGGTGAAGTGCTGCGCGTGATGCAGGACCTGGCCCAGGAAGGCCGTACCATGGTGGTCGTGACCCACGAGATGGGCTTTGCCCGCGAGGTCTCCAACCAGCTGGTGTTCCTCCACAAGGGCCTGGTGGAAGAGGCGGGCTGCCCGAAGGAAGTCCTCGTCAATCCGCAATCGGAACGCCTCAAGCAGTTCCTTTCCGGCAGCTTGAAGTAAGCTGTCTGTCATCGTCGCCTGGGTGATCTAGCCGCATGACTGCACAACGCATCGGATTCCTCCTCTGGCCGCACACCCGTGCGCTGACTCTGGCGCTGGCCGAGGAGGCCCTGCGGGTCGCCCGCCGGCTGCATCCGGAGGCGCTCTACGATCCGGTGTTCATGAGCGCCGAAACGGTCGCCGAGGCCGACGGCTGGCGCCTGCCGGGTCAACCCTGGGCGGGGGCGCTGGAGCAGTGCCAGCGCATCTTCCTGGTCGCCGACGAGGTTCCCCAGGCGGTTTCCGCGCCGCTGGCCGCTGCGCTCAAGCAGCTGTCGCGCAGCGGCGTGAGCATCGGCGCACTGTCCGCCGGCATCTACCCGCTGGCGCAGCTCGGCCTGCTCGATGGTTACCGCGCTGCCGTGCACTGGCGCTGGCACGACGACTTTACCGAGCGTTATCCCAAGGTCATCGCTACCAATCACCTGTTCGAATGGGACCGTGATCGCCTCAGCGCCTGCGGTGGCATGGCTGTGCTTGACCTGCTGCTGGCCGTGCTGTCCCGTGACCACGGGGCAGAGCTGGCTGGCGCGGTATCCGAGGAACTGGTGGTGGAGCGCATCCGCGAAGGCTCCGAACGCCAGCGCATCCCGCTGAAGAACCGCCTCGGTTCCAGCCATCCGAAGCTCACCCAGGCGGTGCTGCTGATGGAGGCGAACATCGAGGAACCGCTGACCACCGACGAGATCGCCCAGCACGTGTGTGTCTCGCGCCGCCAGCTGGAGCGCATCTTCAAGCAGTACCTGACTCGTGTGCCCAGCCAGTACTACCTGGAGCTGCGCCTGAACCGCGCGCGGCAGATGCTCATGCAGACCAGCAAGTCGATCATCCAGATCGGCCTGTCCTGCGGCTTCTCCAGCGGTCCGCACTTCTCCAGCGCTTACCGCAACTTCTTCGGCGTGACCCCGCGCGAAGACCGCAACCAGCGCCGTGGGCAGGGCGCCGCCGAGGCCGCCCCGGTCGTCGCCGAGCGCGGCTGACGCCGCGCTTTTCGTAGGGCGAATAACCTGGAACAGGTTATCCGCCGCTGTGGTCACGGCGGATAACGCTGGCGCGTTATGCGCCCTACGGAGCTGCCCTTCGTAGGAGCGAGCTTGCTCGCGAACGATCCTGCCGGATGCGCCGGCGTAAAGCGGTTCGCGAGCAAGCTCGCTCCTGCAATGAAAGCTCTTCCCGCCTTATTCCTTTTCCCCTCGTTCGCCACGCGAACAAATTCCACTCCCCCTTGTACCCGCAGCAGGCGGCAAGCCTTACACTGCGCCTTCCCGACGCTTTCTGTCGCATTTCCGTAAAGCTCGGCAATCCGTGGGTTGGCGCTATAACAAGTTGTCGCATGGCGGCAATGCCGACCCGACAATCGTCCCTACAATCCTTCCATCGATAGCCGCCTCTACCAGGCAGGAGAACACCGATGTCCGCTCCGCACGCTCAGGTCCAACGTTCCGATTTCGACCAGGTCATGGTGCCCAACTATTCGCCGGCCGCCTTCATTCCGGTGCGTGGCGAGGGTTCCCGAGTCTGGGATCAGAGCGGCCGAGAGCTGATCGACTTCGCCGGCGGCATCGCAGTGAACTCCCTGGGCCATGCCCACCCGGCGCTGATGAAAGCGCTGACCGAACAGGCGGGCAAGATCTGGCACGTCTCCAACGTGTTCACCAACGAACCGGCCCTGCGCCTGGCCAGGAAGCTGATCGATTCGACCTTCGCCGAGCGCGTGTTCTTCGCCAACTCCGGCGCCGAGGCCAACGAGGCTGCGCTGAAGCTGGCTCGTCGTTATGCCCACGACGTCTACGGCCCCGAGAAGTACGAGATCATCTCGATGGTCAACAGCTTCCATGGCCGTACCCTGTTCACCGTCAACGTCGGTGGCCAGGCCAAGTACTCCGACGGTTTCGGCCCGAAAGTGCAGGGCATCACCCACATTCCGTTCAACGACCTGGACGCGCTGAAGGCCGCCATCTCCGACAAGACCTGCGCGGTGATCATCGAGCCGGTACAGGGCGAGAGCGGTGTGCTGCCGGCCGACCAGGCCTATCTGGAAGGTGTGCGCAAGCTGTGCGACGAGAACAACGCACTGCTGATCTTCGACGAAGTGCAGAGCGGTTTCGGCCGTATCGGCTACCTCTATGCCCACCAGTACTACGGCGTTAACCCGGACATCCTGTCCAGCGCCAAGGGCCTGGGCGGCGGCTTCCCGATCGGCGCCATGCTGACCACCGCGAAGATCGCCGAGCACCTGGTCGTCGGCACCCACGGCACCACCTATGGCGGTAACCCGCTGGCCTGCGCCGTCGCTGGCGCCGCCTTCGACGTGATCAACACCCCTGAAGTGCTCGAAGGCGTGAAAGCCAAGCACGAGCGCTTCAAGGTCCGCCTGGAGAAGATGGCCGCCGAGTACGGAATCTTCACCCAGGTGCGCGGCATGGGCATGCTGATCGGCGCCGTGCTGGCCGACGCCTGGAAGGGCAAGGCCAAGGACGTGCTGAACGCCGCCGAGAAAGAAGCCGTGATGGTCCTGCAGGCCGGCCCGGACGTGGTGCGCTTCGCGCCCAGCCTGGTGATCCCCGATGCGGACATCGACGAAGGCCTGGATCGCCTGGAACGCGCCATCGCCAAGCTGACCCGCGGCTAAACACCTGCGACTAAGCTGAATCAGCGGCGAAGCGATTTCGCCGCTCACCGGCCGGGATGCTCCGGCCGGTCTTCCGAATGCCCTGGTGAGTGCGGCACAGGCTGTGTCGCGCCCACGAATCATGAACTTTTGTCTGGTTAGAGGAGTGACGCCATGCTGGTGATGCGCCCCGCCCAAGTGGCCGACCTGCAGCAAGTGCAGCGTCTCGCCGCGGACAGCCCGGTCGGCGTCACGTCGCTGCCGGACGACGCGGAACGCCTGCGGGAAAAGATCCTTGCCTCGGAGGCCTCGTTCGCCGCCGAAGTGAGCTTCAACGGTGAAGAGAGCTATTTCTTCGTGCTGGAAGACAGCGTCAGCGGCCGCCTGGTCGGCTGCTCGGCGATTGTCGCCTCGGCCGGCTTCTCCGAGCCGTTCTACAGCTTCCGCAACGAGACCTTCGTGCACGCTTCCCGCGAGCTGAAGATCCACAACAAAATCCACGTCCTCTCGCTGTGCCATGACCTCACCGGCAACAGCCTGCTGACCAGCTTCTACGTCGAGCGCGACCTGGTGAACACGCCGGTCGCCGAGCTCAACTCCCGTGGCCGCCTGCTGTTCATGGCCAGCCATCCGGAGCGCTTCGCCGAGGCTGTGGTGGTGGAGATCGTCGGCTACAGCGACGACCAGGGCCAGTCGCCGTTCTGGAACGCCATCGGCCGCAACTTCTTCGACCTCGACTACTCCGCGGCCGAGAAACTCTCGGGCCTCAAGAGCCGTACCTTCCTCGCCGAGCTGATGCCGCACTACCCGATCTACGTGCCGCTGCTGCCGGACGAGGCGCAGGAGTCCATGGGCCAGGTGCACCCGCGAGCGCAGATCACCTTCGACATCCTGATGCGCGACGGCTTCGAGTCCGACAACTACATCGACATCTTCGACGGCGGCCCGACCCTGCACGCGCCGATCTCCAGCATCCGCTCCATCTCCCAGAGCCGGCAGGTGCCGGTGCGTATCGGTGAGGGCGGCAAGGGGAATCGCGGCTACCTGGTGACCAATGGCCAGCTGCAGGACTTCCGCGCCATCGTCGCCGAACTCGACTGGGCACCCGGCAAGCCGGTGACCCTGAACCAGGAAGCCGCCGACGCCCTGGGCGTCGGCGAAGGCGCCAGCGTGCGCCTGGTCGCGATCTGAGGGGAGAGAGCATGATCGTCCGTCCCGTAACCAGCGCCGACCTTCCGGCCCTGTTCGACCTGGCCCGCAGCACCGGCACCGGCCTGACCACTCTGCCGGCCAACGAGCAGCGCCTGCAGCACCGCGTCAACTGGGCCGAGAAGGCCTTCCGTGGCGAGGCCGAACGTGCCGACGCCGACTACCTGTTCGTCCTCGAGGATGACAACGGCAAGGTGGTAGGGATTTCCGCCGTGGCCGGCGCCGTCGGCCTGCGCGAGCCCTGGTACAACTACCGCGTCGGCCTGACCGTCAGCGCGTCCCAGGAGCTGGGCATCCACCGCGAGATTCCCACCCTGTTCCTGGCCAACGATCTCACCGGGCAGTCCGAGCTGTGCTCGCTGTTCCTGCATGCCGACCACCGCACCGGCCTCAACGGTCGCCTGCTGTCCAAGGCGCGCTTCCTGTTCATCGCCGAGTTCCGCGAACTCTTCGGTGACAAGGTGATCGCCGAGATGCGTGGCATGTCCGACAGCGAAGGCCGCTCGCCGTTCTGGGAGAGCCTGGGCCGGCACTTTTTCAAGATGGAATTCAGCCAGGCCGATTACCTGACCGGCGTGGGCAACAAGTCCTTCATCGCCGAGCTGATGCCCAAGTTCCCGCTCTACACCTGCTTCCTCTCGGAAGAGGCGCGCGCGGTGATCGGTCGCGTGCACCCGGATACCGAACCGGCGCTGGCGATGCTCAAGGCCGAGGGCTTCAGCTACCAGGGCTACGTCGACATCTTCGACGCCGGCCCGGCCATCGAGGCGCCGACGGACAAGATCCGTCCGATCGCCGACAGCCAGACCCTGGTGCTGGCCATCGGCACACCGGGCGACGACGCCGAGCCCTTCCTGATCCACAACCGCAAGCGCGAAGAAAGCCGTATCACTGCGGCCCCGGCGCGCGTTGCCGCCGGCTCGCTGGTGGTCGACGCGCTGACCGCCAAACGCCTGCGCCTGTCCGCCGGGGCTTCGGTCCGCGCGGTGCCTCTCTCCGGAAAACGCATCTGACGCCGCGAGGCGTCAGGGGAGCCTGATGATGAATACCCACTACATTGCCGGCCAGTGGCTGGCGGGCGAAGGCGAGCCGCTGGAGTCCCTCTGCCCGGTCAGCCAGGCTGTGGTCTGGAGCGGCCGCGCCGCTTCGGCCGCGCAGGTTGGCGCCGCCGTCGCTGCCGCACGCGCTGCCTTCCCGGCCTGGGCCCGTCGCCCGGTGGAAGAGCGCATCGCCGTGCTGGAGCGCTTCGGCGCCGCCCTCAAGGCGCGTGCCGAGGAACTGGCCCGCGCCATCGGCGAGGAAACCGGCAAGCCGCTGTGGGAAGCCGCGACCGAAGTGACCAGCATGGTCAACAAGGTCGCCATCTCGGTCCAGGCCTTCCGTGAGCGTACCGGCGAGAAGAGCGGCCCGCTGGCCGACGCCACCGCCGTGCTGCGTCACAAGCCCCACGGCGTGGTCGCCGTGTTCGGCCCCTACAACTTCCCCGGCCACCTGCCCAACGGCCACATCGTGCCGGCCCTGCTGGCGGGCAACGCCGTGGTGTTCAAGCCCAGCGAGCTGACCCCCAAGGTCGCCGAGCTGACCCTGCAGGCGTGGATCGAGGCCGGCATTCCCGCCGGCGTGATCAACCTGGTGCAGGGCGCTCGCGACACCGGCGTAGCGCTGGCCGGCAACGATGACATCGACGGCCTGTTCTTCACCGGCTCCAGCCGTACCGGCAACCTCCTGCACAGCCAGTTCGGCGGTCGTCCGCAGAAGATCCTGGCGCTGGAGATGGGCGGCAACAACCCGCTGGTGGTCGATGAGGTCAAAGACGTCGACGCCGCCGTCTACACCATCATCCAGTCCGCGTTCATTTCCGCCGGCCAGCGCTGCACTTGCGCCCGCCGCCTGCTGGTGCCGCAGGGCGCCTGGGGCGACGCGCTGATCGAGCGCCTGGTGGCCGTGGCGTCGGCCATCAAGGTCGGCCGCTTCGACGAACAACCGGCGCCCTTCATGGGCTCGGTGATCTCGCTCGCCGCCGCCGAGCACCTGATCAAGGCCCAGGAGCAACTGCTGGCCAAGGGCGCCAAGCCGCTGCTGGCGATGACCCAGCCAATGGCCAACGCTGCGTTGCTGACCCCGGGCATCCTCGACGTGACCGCTGTGGCCGAGCGCCCGGACGAAGAGTTCTTCGGCCCGCTGCTGCAGGTGGTCCGCTATGCCGACTTCGACGCCGCCGTGCGCGAAGCCAACGCCACCCAGTACGGCCTGGCCGCCGGCCTGCTGTCGGATTCCCGCGAGCGCTACGAGGACTTCCTCATCGAGAGCCGCGCCGGCATCGTCAACTGGAACAAGCAACTGACCGGCGCTGCCAGCAGCGCACCGTTCGGCGGCATCGGCGCCTCGGGCAACCACCGCCCGAGCGCCTACTACGCGGCCGACTACTGTGCCTATCCGGTCGCCTCGCTGGAAAGCGAAAGCCTGAGCCTGCCTGCAACCCTGACTCCGGGAGTGAGCCTGTGATGACCGCCTATGAAATGAACTTCGATGGTCTGGTCGGACCGACGCACAACTACGGCGGCCTGTCCTATGGCAACGTCGCTTCGCAGAGCAACAGCCAGGCGGCGTCCAACCCGCGCGAAGCGGCGAAGCAGGGCCTGTCGAAGATGAAGGCGCTGATGGAGATGGGCTTCAAGCAGGGCGTGTTCGCCCCGCAGGAGCGCCCGGCCGTTGCCTCGCTGCGCGCCCTGGGCTTCTCCGGCAGCGACGCCGAGGTGATCGCCAAGGCTGCCAAGGAGGCCATGCCGCTGCTGGCCGCTACCAGCTCGGCGTCCTGCATGTGGACCGCCAACGCGGCCACGGTCAGCCCCGGCGCTGACACTGCCGATGGCCGCGTGCATTTCACTGCCGCCAACCTGAACTGCAAGTTCCACCGCTCCATCGAGCATCCGCAGACCAGTCGCATCCTTGCGGCGATGTTCAACGACGAGAAACACTTCGCCCATCACGCCGCCCTGCCGGCGGTCGCCCAGTTCGGCGACGAGGGCGCGGCCAACCACACGCGCTTCTGCAAGTCCTACGGCGAAGCTGGCGTGGAGTTCTTCGTGTTCGGCCGCAGCGCCTTCGACAGCCGCTTCCCGGCGCCGCAGCGTTACCCGGCGCGGCAGACCCTGGAAGCCTGCCAGGCGGTAGCCCGTCTGCACGGCCTGAGCGATGACGGCGTGGTCTACGCCCAGCAGAACCCGGCGGTGATCGATCAGGGCGTGTTCCACAACGACGTGATCGCGGTGGGTAACGGCGAAGTGCTGTTCCACCACGAAGATGCCTTCCTCGACACCGAGCGCGTGCTGGCCGAACTGCACGACAAGCTGGGCCGCCGTGGCGGTCGCTTCCAGGCCGTGTGCGTGCCGCGCGACCAGGTCACGGTCGAGGACGCGGTGAAGTCCTACCTGTTCAACAGCCAGCTGCTGACCCGCGCCGATGGCAGCATGCTGCTGATCGTCCCGGAGGAGTGCCGCAAGAACGAGCGCGTGTGGAACTACCTGTCGCGCCTGACCGCCGAGGACGGCCCGATCCGCGAGGTGAAGGTGTTCGACCTCAAGCAGAGCATGCAGAACGGCGGTGGCCCGGCTTGCCTGCGCTTGCGCGTGGCGCTGACCGACAGCGAACTGGCGGCGGTCAACCCGGGCGTGATCATGACCCCGACCCTGCACGACACCCTGGTCACCTGGGTCGACAAGCATTACCGCGATCGCCTGGCCGAAGCCGACCTGGCCGATCCGCAATTGCTGATGGAGTGCCGGACGGCGTTGGATGAATTGAGCCAGATCCTTAAACTGGGCTCGGTTTATCCCTTCCAGCAAAACTGAGTAACTGACATGACCGAAAGCCTCCCGCTGATTCTCGAAGACAACAAGGGCGAGCGCCGCGAGACCCACACCGCGCGCCTGGCCATCCGCCTGGAAGGGCGCGAGCTGTGGCTGGAGGCCGACGGCAAGGGCGGCCTGGTGATCTACGCCGACTCCCATGAGGACGACGCCGAGATCCCGCTGCTGGTGGTGCGCCCGCAGGCAGTGAACCAATTGGGCCTGACCCTGGAGCTGGAAGCCGCCGAAGTCCACGAACATGGTCCAGACTGTGGGTGTGACCATCACCACTGATCGCGGAGTCCACGGCCCGATCCGGCCGTGGAACTGATGGAGGCGTCCGCATGCTAGCTCTGGGCAAACTGCTCGAACTGACCCTCGCCGGCCGTGAGCCGACGGAAAAGATCCAGCTCACCGCGGACGGCACCCGTCTGCACTGGCTGGCCGAAGGCGCCCTGGAAATCAATCCGTCGACCACGCGTGACCAGGGCGGCGACCTGCTGCTCTCGGCCGGTATCCACGGCAACGAGACCGCGCCCATCGAGTTGCTCGACCGTCTGGTGCAACGCATCGCCCGTGGCGAGCTCAAGCCGGCGACGCGCATTCTCATCCTGCTGGGCAACCCCGAGGCCATGCGTCGCGGCGAACGCTACCTGGAGCAGGACATCAACCGCCTGTTCTGTGGCCGCCACGAGGAGGGCAGCGGCAACGAGGCCCTGCGCGCCTCCGAACTGGAGCGCCTGGCTGCTGCCTTCTTCGTCCGCGAAGGGCGCACCCGCCTGCACTACGACCTGCATACCGCGATTCGCGGTTCGAAGATCGAGCAGTTCGCCCTCTATCCCTGGAGCGAGGGCCGCCAGCACTCCCGCGATGAGCTGGCCCGCCTGCGCAGCGCCGGCATCGACGCGGTGCTGCTGCAGAGCAAGCCGGGTATCACCTTCAGTGCCTACACCTACAGCCATCTGGGGGCAGAGGCCTTCACTCTCGAGCTGGGCAAGGCGCGGCCGTTCGGGCAGAACCAGGCAGTCAACCTCGACCGTCTGGAAGTCATGCTGCAAGGCCTGATCCGTGGTGACGCACCGGTAGCCGATGGCGCGCAGCTCAATGGTCTGAAGCTGTTCGCCGTGTCCCGCGAGGTGATCAAGCACAGCGACCATTTCCGCCTGCACCTCGACGACGCGGTGGATAACTTCACCGAGCTGGACCAGGGCTACCTGCTGGCCGAGGACATCGGCGGCACCCGCTGGATCGTGGAGGAGCGGGGCGCACGGATCATCTTCCCCAACCCTCGGGTGAAGAACGGCCTGCGCGCCGGCATCCTTGTCGTGCCCACTGAACTCTGACACCGACAGGTCGCTGGATCCCCGCATTCGCGGGGATGACGGCCATAGGGGCGGTTGGTTTTCTCCTGTCTTTCCCGCGAACGCGGGAACCCAGAAAGCGTGGCTTGTTCCCGTACCTCCCGGCGCGTAGGGCGTATAACGCTCCGCGTCATACGCCGATTGACCTTGGTGTCAGCGTGCTCTGGGCTTGACCCGGCGCCAGTGACGGGCGTGGTGTGGCGGCATACCGCTGCGATCGGTTGTACGCTCTACGAGAGCCGTGATCCCAGACCTTGTTCCGCCTGTGGCAAGCGCTTAGCATCGGGCCTTTCCGCCTGATGCCCTAGGAGCCCGCCATGTCCCTCATCGACCTTCGCAGCGATACCGTCACCCTGCCCACCGCCGGGATGCGCGAGGCCATGGCGCGCGCCGACCTGGGCGATGACGTCTATGGCGAAGACCCCACCGTCAACCGCCTGGAAGCGACCCTGGCCGAGCGCCTGGGCTTCGCCGCCGCGCTGTTCGTGCCCACCGGCACCATGAGCAACCTGCTCGGGCTGATGGCCCATTGCGGTCGGGGCGACGAGTACATCGTCGGCCAGCAGGCGCACACCTATAAATATGAGGGCGGTGGCGCCGCCGTCCTCGGCTCCATCCAGCCGCAGCCCATTGAAGGCGAGGCCGACGGTACGCTGGACCTGGCCAGGGTCGAGGCGGCAATCAAGCAGGACGACTTCCACTTCGCCCGCACCCGTCTGCTTGCGCTGGAAAACACCATGCAGGGCAAGGTGCTGCCACAGGCTTATCTCGCCGCCGCGCGGGAAATGACCCGTCGCCGAGGCCTGGCCCTGCACCTGGACGGCGCGCGCCTGTACAACGCAGCGGTGAAGCTGGGCGTCGACGCCCGCGAGATCACCCGCCACTTCGATTCCGTTTCCGTGTGCCTGTCCAAGGGGCTGGGCGCGCCGGTGGGGTCGGTGCTGTGCGGCGACGTTGAGCTGATCGGCCGGGCGCGCCGTCTGCGCAAGATGGTCGGCGGTGGCATGCGCCAGGCCGGCGGCCTGGCAGCAGCGGGGCTGTATGCGCTGGACCATCAGGTCGAGCGCCTGGCCGAAGACCATGCCAACGCTGAGGCATTGGGGCGTGGTCTGGCTGAACTGGGCTACAGCATCGAGCTGGTGCAGACCAACATGGTCTACGTCGGCATCGGCGAGCAGGCTGGTGCGCTGGCGACTCACCTTGCTGAACGCGGCATTCGTGTCAGCCCGGCGGCGCGCCTGCGGCTGGTCACGCACCTCGACGTGAAATCGGCGGACATTCCGCGTATCGTCGAAGCTTTCGCCGCCTTTCGTCGTAACTGAGCACGCGTGAGGCGCAATAGGCGCCGTCTATCGCACAAACACACTGTACCGAGCACGCGGGGCCGATCATAATGCGGCCCTTT harbors:
- a CDS encoding succinylglutamate desuccinylase/aspartoacylase family protein, with the protein product MERIDHQLPWSSLGSERRLSVFRYGKGPRKVYIQSSLHADELPGMRTAWELKQRLADLESRGQLNCVVELVPVANPIGLGQTLQASHLGRFEFGSGKNFNRDFVELSALVAERVGDKLGADEAANVELIRQVMRDGLDALPPASSELQGMQRILLRHACDADVVLDLHCDFDAAIHVYAIPQHWPRWKSLAARLKAGVALLAEDSGGSSFDESCSLPWLRLSQAFPQAAIPLACLATTVELGGVADTRVDQAQANAEAILGFLAEQGLIDGDWPAAPAECCEGMPFEGTEYLHAPHAGVVSFLRKAGEWVEKGDALFEVVDPLNDKVSTVCAGTSGVLFAIERGRYAQPGLWLAKVAGREPFRKGRLIND
- the aotP gene encoding arginine/ornithine transport ATP-binding protein AotP; translated protein: MYKLEIQDLHKRYGSHEVLKGVSLAAKAGDVISIIGSSGSGKSTFLRCINLLEQPHAGKILLNGEELKLVPNKDGALKAADAKQLQRMRSRLSMVFQHFNLWSHMSALENVIEAPVHVLGVSKKEALEKAEHYLAKVGVAHRKDAYPAHMSGGEQQRVAIARALAVEPEVMLFDEPTSALDPELVGEVLRVMQDLAQEGRTMVVVTHEMGFAREVSNQLVFLHKGLVEEAGCPKEVLVNPQSERLKQFLSGSLK
- the argR gene encoding transcriptional regulator ArgR; translation: MTAQRIGFLLWPHTRALTLALAEEALRVARRLHPEALYDPVFMSAETVAEADGWRLPGQPWAGALEQCQRIFLVADEVPQAVSAPLAAALKQLSRSGVSIGALSAGIYPLAQLGLLDGYRAAVHWRWHDDFTERYPKVIATNHLFEWDRDRLSACGGMAVLDLLLAVLSRDHGAELAGAVSEELVVERIREGSERQRIPLKNRLGSSHPKLTQAVLLMEANIEEPLTTDEIAQHVCVSRRQLERIFKQYLTRVPSQYYLELRLNRARQMLMQTSKSIIQIGLSCGFSSGPHFSSAYRNFFGVTPREDRNQRRGQGAAEAAPVVAERG
- a CDS encoding aspartate aminotransferase family protein, with protein sequence MSAPHAQVQRSDFDQVMVPNYSPAAFIPVRGEGSRVWDQSGRELIDFAGGIAVNSLGHAHPALMKALTEQAGKIWHVSNVFTNEPALRLARKLIDSTFAERVFFANSGAEANEAALKLARRYAHDVYGPEKYEIISMVNSFHGRTLFTVNVGGQAKYSDGFGPKVQGITHIPFNDLDALKAAISDKTCAVIIEPVQGESGVLPADQAYLEGVRKLCDENNALLIFDEVQSGFGRIGYLYAHQYYGVNPDILSSAKGLGGGFPIGAMLTTAKIAEHLVVGTHGTTYGGNPLACAVAGAAFDVINTPEVLEGVKAKHERFKVRLEKMAAEYGIFTQVRGMGMLIGAVLADAWKGKAKDVLNAAEKEAVMVLQAGPDVVRFAPSLVIPDADIDEGLDRLERAIAKLTRG
- the aruF gene encoding arginine/ornithine succinyltransferase subunit alpha is translated as MLVMRPAQVADLQQVQRLAADSPVGVTSLPDDAERLREKILASEASFAAEVSFNGEESYFFVLEDSVSGRLVGCSAIVASAGFSEPFYSFRNETFVHASRELKIHNKIHVLSLCHDLTGNSLLTSFYVERDLVNTPVAELNSRGRLLFMASHPERFAEAVVVEIVGYSDDQGQSPFWNAIGRNFFDLDYSAAEKLSGLKSRTFLAELMPHYPIYVPLLPDEAQESMGQVHPRAQITFDILMRDGFESDNYIDIFDGGPTLHAPISSIRSISQSRQVPVRIGEGGKGNRGYLVTNGQLQDFRAIVAELDWAPGKPVTLNQEAADALGVGEGASVRLVAI
- the astA gene encoding arginine N-succinyltransferase, translating into MIVRPVTSADLPALFDLARSTGTGLTTLPANEQRLQHRVNWAEKAFRGEAERADADYLFVLEDDNGKVVGISAVAGAVGLREPWYNYRVGLTVSASQELGIHREIPTLFLANDLTGQSELCSLFLHADHRTGLNGRLLSKARFLFIAEFRELFGDKVIAEMRGMSDSEGRSPFWESLGRHFFKMEFSQADYLTGVGNKSFIAELMPKFPLYTCFLSEEARAVIGRVHPDTEPALAMLKAEGFSYQGYVDIFDAGPAIEAPTDKIRPIADSQTLVLAIGTPGDDAEPFLIHNRKREESRITAAPARVAAGSLVVDALTAKRLRLSAGASVRAVPLSGKRI
- the astD gene encoding succinylglutamate-semialdehyde dehydrogenase, with amino-acid sequence MMNTHYIAGQWLAGEGEPLESLCPVSQAVVWSGRAASAAQVGAAVAAARAAFPAWARRPVEERIAVLERFGAALKARAEELARAIGEETGKPLWEAATEVTSMVNKVAISVQAFRERTGEKSGPLADATAVLRHKPHGVVAVFGPYNFPGHLPNGHIVPALLAGNAVVFKPSELTPKVAELTLQAWIEAGIPAGVINLVQGARDTGVALAGNDDIDGLFFTGSSRTGNLLHSQFGGRPQKILALEMGGNNPLVVDEVKDVDAAVYTIIQSAFISAGQRCTCARRLLVPQGAWGDALIERLVAVASAIKVGRFDEQPAPFMGSVISLAAAEHLIKAQEQLLAKGAKPLLAMTQPMANAALLTPGILDVTAVAERPDEEFFGPLLQVVRYADFDAAVREANATQYGLAAGLLSDSRERYEDFLIESRAGIVNWNKQLTGAASSAPFGGIGASGNHRPSAYYAADYCAYPVASLESESLSLPATLTPGVSL
- the astB gene encoding N-succinylarginine dihydrolase; this translates as MTAYEMNFDGLVGPTHNYGGLSYGNVASQSNSQAASNPREAAKQGLSKMKALMEMGFKQGVFAPQERPAVASLRALGFSGSDAEVIAKAAKEAMPLLAATSSASCMWTANAATVSPGADTADGRVHFTAANLNCKFHRSIEHPQTSRILAAMFNDEKHFAHHAALPAVAQFGDEGAANHTRFCKSYGEAGVEFFVFGRSAFDSRFPAPQRYPARQTLEACQAVARLHGLSDDGVVYAQQNPAVIDQGVFHNDVIAVGNGEVLFHHEDAFLDTERVLAELHDKLGRRGGRFQAVCVPRDQVTVEDAVKSYLFNSQLLTRADGSMLLIVPEECRKNERVWNYLSRLTAEDGPIREVKVFDLKQSMQNGGGPACLRLRVALTDSELAAVNPGVIMTPTLHDTLVTWVDKHYRDRLAEADLADPQLLMECRTALDELSQILKLGSVYPFQQN
- a CDS encoding GTPase, with protein sequence MTESLPLILEDNKGERRETHTARLAIRLEGRELWLEADGKGGLVIYADSHEDDAEIPLLVVRPQAVNQLGLTLELEAAEVHEHGPDCGCDHHH